In Coregonus clupeaformis isolate EN_2021a chromosome 7, ASM2061545v1, whole genome shotgun sequence, one genomic interval encodes:
- the LOC123491250 gene encoding hematopoietic lineage cell-specific protein-like, with product MWKSVVGHNVSIKVAAEGDDWETDPDFENDVSEQEQRWGAKTIEGSGRKEHISVSELRQKVSQEHEVGKQKERAEAPKASYGYGGKFGVEKDRMDKGAVGHGYVAQVEQHSSQTDAKRGFGGKFGVQKDRVDKSAMGFEYKGEVEQHTSQKDYSKGFGGKFGVEREKVDKVSLGYDYKGETEKHQSQKDYSKGFGGKFGVEREKVDKAALGYDYKGETEKHESQKDYAKGFGGRYGVQADRMDKSAVAFTDMESPTSAYEKTLPLEASSAGAGNLKARFENLARSSDEENRKRAEEERARRQAREKREQEEARRRQQEQNSREEEAEQQRPPPVAEQRPPPVAEQRPPPVAEQRPPPVAEQRPPPVEEQRPPSVPENKRKPQPPQVPTARAVPQIPRDEPEPVDEEEEEPDYDQPPCLPPRSSDLLEAGPPQEQTQSEPEQDEGEYEDIAPIRVAVAVPDPAVDNDYEDLTCGQTAVAIYDYQGEADDEISFNPDDVITNIEMVDEGWWKGQCHGRFGLFPATFVQLME from the exons ATGTGGAAGTCAGTGGTGGGACACAACGTGAGCATAAAGGTGGCTGCAGAGGGGGATGACTGGGAGACCGACCCTGACTTTGAG AATGATGTGTCAGAACAGGAACAGAGATGGGGTGCCAAGACCATTGAGGGGTCTGGTCGAAAAGAACACATCAG TGTATCAGAGCTGAGACAGAAGGTGTCCCAGGAGCATGAGGTGGGGAAGCAGAAGGAGCGGGCGGAGGCTCCCAAGGCCTCCTACGGTTACGGAGGGAAGTTTGGAGTGGAGAAAGACCGCATGGACAAG GGGGCAGTGGGGCATGGCTACGTGGCGCAGGTGGAGCAGCACTCATCCCAGACAGATGCAAAGAGAGGATTCGGGGGGAAATTTGGAGTGCAGAAAGACCGTGTGGATAAG TCTGCCATGGGTTTTGAATACAAGGGAGAGGTGGAGCAGCACACATCTCAGAAAG ACTATTCTAAGGGATTTGGAGGGAAGTTTGGGGTGGAAAGGGAGAAGGTGGACAAGGTTTCCTTGGGTTACGACTacaagggagagacagagaagcaCCAGTCTCAAAAAG ACTATTCAAAGGGTTTTGGAGGGAAGtttggggtggagagggagaaagTGGACAAGGCTGCCTTGGGTTACGACTACAAGGGAGAAACAGAGAAGCATGAGTCACAGAAAG ACTATGCCAAGGGCTTTGGGGGACGCTATGGAGTCCAGGCAGACCGCATGGATAAA AGTGCAGTGGCCTTCACAGACATGGAATCCCCTACCTCTGCCTATGAGAAGACACTACCATTGGAGGCAT CAAGTGCAGGGGCAGGCAACCTGAAGGCTCGCTTTGAAAACTTGGCTCGGTCATCAGATGAGGAGAACAGGAAgcgagcagaggaggagagagccagGAGACAggctagagagaagagagagcaggaggaggcaCGACGCAGACAACAG GAACAGAACAGCAGGGAGGAGGAAGCAGAGCAGCAGAGGCCTCCACCTGTTGCAGAGCAGAGGCCTCCACCTGTTGCAGAGCAGAGGCCTCCACCTGTTGCAGAGCAGAGGCCTCCACCTGTTGCAGAGCAGAGGCCTCCACCTGTTGAAGAGCAGAGGCCTCCATCTGTTCCAGAGAACAAGAGGAAGCCCCAACCACCACAGGTGCCCACTGCCAGGGCAGTGCCTCAGATACCAAGAGATGAACCTGAGCCAGTG gatgaagaggaggaggagccagACTATGACCAGCCCCCGTGCCTGCCCCCACGGTCAAGTGACCTGCTGGAGGCGGGGCCACCTCAGGAGCAGACCCAATCAGAACCAGAGCAGGATGAGGGAGAGTATGAGGATATCGCACCAATACGTGTAGCTGTCGCAGTACCTGATCCAG CTGTGGATAATGACTATGAGGACCTGACATGCGGTCAGACAGCAGTGGCCATTTATGACTACCAAGGAG AGGCAGATGATGAGATCTCCTTCAACCCGGATGATGTCATCACTAACATAGAGATGGTGGACGAAGGCTGGTGGAAGGGACAGTGTCACGGACGCTTCGGACTTTTCCCTGCTACATTCGTGCAACTGATGGAGTGA
- the LOC121580108 gene encoding protein LLP homolog: protein MAKSLRSKWKRKMRAVKRAKNAPKELARLKQALAHGGTGEISMNDIQDIATVVPADKIKEKKVDVDMEGEEVDDGKMDMDSKRSKTTQLDEHGQYPTWMSQRQAKKLKGKRVTKKSGGKANKKKKGIAW from the exons ATGGCCAAAAGTCTGCGAAGCAAATGGAAGAGGAAGATGCGTGCTGTGAAGAGAGCGAAGAACGCCCCTAAGGAACTGGCTCGGCTGAAGCAAGCCTTGGCCCACGGTGGCACAGGAGAGATCTCCATGAATGACATTCAGGACATAGCTACAGTGGTGCCAGCTGACAAGATAAAGGAGAAGAAAGTGGATgtagacatggagggagaggaagtcgatg ATGGAAAGATGGACATGGACAGCAAGCGCAGTAAGACGACCCAATTGGACGAGCACGGACAGTACCCAACGTGGATGAGCCAACGACAGGCCAAGAAACTGAAAGGCAAACGCGTGACAAAGAAATCCGGAGGAAAGGCCAACAAAAAAAAGAAGGGCATTGCCTGGTAG